A window of the Rhizobium sp. 9140 genome harbors these coding sequences:
- a CDS encoding GntR family transcriptional regulator codes for MKSGKSELYDDLKRQILTMELDPDEDVDEVSLSEKYGLSRTPVRDTLRRLAGEGYIDMRENRSARVIPLNHSTLRHFFLVAPMIYAAIGRLAVQNFKPKQLSELSDTQERFRIASEKLDTLEMVLENNRFHEIMGEMSGNVYLQPSLGRLLIDHARIGHTFFHPRNDDMRQRLQLAVEHHDGFIDAIKAHDEPAVVDLVFKHWELSRENMELYVVPSDMKADLPVELGSSHKDAQQV; via the coding sequence ATGAAGAGCGGCAAGAGCGAACTCTACGACGATCTCAAGCGTCAGATCCTGACGATGGAACTCGACCCCGACGAGGATGTGGATGAGGTCAGCCTCAGCGAGAAATATGGTCTCTCGCGTACGCCTGTACGGGACACCCTGCGTCGCCTGGCAGGCGAAGGTTACATTGACATGCGGGAGAACAGAAGCGCGCGCGTCATCCCGTTGAACCATTCGACGCTGCGACATTTTTTTCTTGTCGCGCCAATGATCTATGCGGCGATCGGGCGCTTGGCAGTCCAGAATTTCAAGCCTAAGCAGTTGTCGGAACTGAGCGATACGCAGGAAAGATTTCGGATCGCCAGCGAGAAGCTGGATACGCTTGAAATGGTCCTCGAGAACAACCGGTTTCACGAGATCATGGGTGAGATGTCAGGCAATGTTTATCTGCAGCCCAGCCTGGGGCGGCTCCTCATCGATCACGCCCGCATCGGCCACACGTTTTTTCATCCGCGCAACGACGACATGCGGCAGCGCCTTCAACTGGCTGTCGAGCACCATGACGGCTTCATCGACGCGATCAAGGCCCATGACGAGCCCGCCGTCGTCGACCTTGTTTTCAAGCACTGGGAACTGTCGCGCGAAAACATGGAGCTTTATGTCGTGCCGAGCGACATGAAGGCCGATCTTCCTGTCGAGCTCGGCTCCTCGCACAAGGATGCCCAACAGGTCTGA
- a CDS encoding class I SAM-dependent methyltransferase translates to MASITSGNAEQYGDSRKLAARARLNSEYTIAETGWFPWIAGQLPLKPGDSILDIGCGPGWFWEAAASGLPQNLHLTLSDLSSGMVQEAVEHCRPLQFASVTGQQADAAALPFEDGSFDTVIAMHMLYHLPDPSKAVAEMHRVLRPGGCLAVTTNGAGNMREMYGLTTVFGSPPVDPAGAAFGYDAAERIMQAQFGNVTMKQHPACLRVTDPEDVFLALTSYPPGDAADDAQLVAFRDAITKAFQVGNGVLEVGKESGLFVSHKRNAE, encoded by the coding sequence GTGGCCTCGATAACGTCAGGCAATGCAGAGCAATATGGCGATAGCCGCAAGCTTGCGGCTCGCGCCCGGTTGAACAGCGAGTACACGATCGCCGAAACCGGCTGGTTTCCTTGGATAGCAGGGCAGCTTCCTCTCAAGCCCGGCGACAGCATCCTTGATATCGGGTGTGGTCCTGGTTGGTTTTGGGAGGCAGCCGCAAGCGGCCTGCCGCAAAACCTGCACCTTACGCTTTCCGATCTTTCTTCGGGCATGGTTCAGGAAGCCGTTGAGCATTGCCGGCCCCTGCAATTTGCATCGGTCACAGGGCAGCAAGCCGACGCGGCCGCGTTGCCCTTTGAAGACGGGTCCTTTGACACCGTCATCGCCATGCACATGCTCTATCATCTGCCTGACCCGTCGAAGGCGGTTGCGGAGATGCATCGGGTTCTGAGGCCGGGCGGTTGTCTGGCGGTGACGACGAACGGCGCCGGCAACATGCGCGAGATGTATGGGCTGACAACGGTGTTCGGCAGTCCGCCAGTCGATCCGGCCGGCGCTGCGTTCGGATATGACGCGGCCGAACGGATCATGCAGGCTCAGTTCGGCAATGTGACCATGAAGCAGCATCCAGCCTGTCTGCGCGTGACCGATCCGGAAGACGTATTCCTGGCCCTGACGTCCTACCCTCCCGGCGATGCTGCCGACGACGCGCAGCTTGTCGCATTCCGGGATGCGATCACCAAAGCGTTTCAGGTGGGCAACGGTGTTCTTGAGGTTGGAAAGGAAAGCGGCTTATTCGTAAGTCATAAGCGAAATGCAGAGTGA
- a CDS encoding transglycosylase domain-containing protein yields MELSYCNHSEKLLLCKTRYEHNYGQIILENNLCDNTSFSARATHYVIWRRMMRILKYGSLVFALLLIGLVGYGAKGYFDALSDATTLRARADEVIAQGRGGGSLGAAYRAILIAVEDPNYSTHSGVDFSTPGAGLTTITQSAAKRLAFEQFHPGPGKIRQTGYALGMERRLSKEQILALWLETLEMGKGPDGWIVGFHSASSAIYGRSPAELTEAEFIRLAAVLIAPASYDLARSDAKLEERAGRIQRLAAGACTPAGFSDVWLEGCR; encoded by the coding sequence ATGGAACTAAGCTATTGTAATCACAGTGAAAAGCTACTGTTGTGCAAAACCCGGTACGAACATAATTACGGACAAATTATTCTTGAAAACAACTTATGCGACAACACGAGTTTTAGCGCGAGGGCCACCCATTATGTTATCTGGCGGCGGATGATGCGGATACTTAAATACGGCAGTCTTGTCTTTGCCCTCTTGCTTATTGGTCTAGTCGGCTATGGAGCGAAGGGATACTTTGATGCACTATCGGATGCCACGACGTTGCGGGCTCGTGCTGACGAAGTGATCGCTCAGGGCCGCGGCGGCGGTTCCTTAGGCGCAGCTTATCGAGCTATTTTGATCGCGGTTGAAGACCCGAATTATTCAACCCATTCTGGGGTAGATTTCTCTACTCCAGGCGCTGGTTTGACAACAATCACTCAATCGGCAGCCAAGCGGCTCGCCTTTGAGCAGTTTCATCCTGGCCCCGGCAAGATAAGGCAGACGGGCTACGCACTTGGGATGGAGCGCCGTCTTTCCAAGGAGCAGATTCTTGCCCTCTGGCTGGAAACGCTGGAAATGGGCAAGGGACCTGATGGCTGGATAGTAGGCTTCCATTCGGCAAGCTCAGCGATCTATGGGCGGTCTCCAGCCGAATTGACCGAAGCGGAGTTTATCCGGCTCGCGGCCGTGCTGATAGCGCCGGCTTCATATGATCTCGCTCGAAGCGACGCCAAGCTCGAGGAACGCGCCGGCCGAATCCAGCGTCTGGCAGCCGGGGCGTGTACGCCTGCGGGCTTTTCGGATGTTTGGCTCGAAGGGTGCCGATAG
- a CDS encoding acyl-homoserine-lactone synthase, with product MYILVQANQYRKYEDLLDQSFRLRKRVFADQLGWEVATCGPYERDIYDDLKPAYLIWCDTHQTQLYGSVRLMPTTGPTLLYDVFRDTFPGSCDLVAPSIWEGTRMCIDVEAIARDMAGLSPDRAFCLLLLALCEIALDNGIETLISNYEPHMSRIYERAGAELDELGRAVGYGRFPVCCGAFEVSQRVLTNMRNKLNVVDELYKRPSYSRSNERAPATPSVRV from the coding sequence TTGTACATTCTTGTCCAGGCAAATCAGTATCGAAAATACGAAGACCTTCTCGATCAATCGTTCCGCCTCAGAAAGCGGGTTTTCGCCGACCAGCTGGGATGGGAGGTAGCCACTTGTGGCCCCTATGAGAGGGATATCTACGACGACTTGAAACCTGCGTATCTTATTTGGTGCGATACGCACCAAACGCAGCTCTACGGTTCGGTTCGCTTGATGCCAACCACCGGGCCGACACTGCTATACGACGTGTTCAGGGACACCTTTCCTGGCTCTTGCGATCTGGTTGCACCGTCAATCTGGGAAGGAACACGCATGTGCATCGATGTGGAAGCGATCGCTCGCGATATGGCGGGGTTGAGTCCCGATCGGGCGTTTTGCCTCCTGCTGCTGGCGCTGTGCGAGATAGCGTTGGACAACGGCATCGAAACGCTGATCTCAAACTATGAGCCCCACATGAGCCGGATCTATGAGCGTGCCGGGGCGGAGCTCGATGAGCTTGGCCGGGCCGTCGGCTATGGGCGCTTCCCGGTTTGCTGTGGCGCTTTCGAAGTCTCACAGCGCGTTTTGACAAATATGCGAAACAAACTGAATGTCGTCGACGAGCTCTATAAACGGCCGTCCTACTCGCGATCGAATGAAAGAGCCCCGGCAACCCCCTCGGTCAGAGTGTAA
- the istB gene encoding IS21-like element helper ATPase IstB, with translation MNTQAPEILLTHYLKTLKLPSFQREYQKLARLCATEGVDHVGYLTRLAEREMIERDRRKVERRIKAARFPVVKSLDSFDFAAIPKLNRMQVLELARCEWIERRENVIALGPSGTGKTHVALGLGLAACQKGLSVGFTTAAALVSEMMEARDERRLIRFQKQMAAYQLLIIDELGFVPLSKTGAELLFELISQRYERGATLITSNLPFDEWTETLGSERLTGALLDRITHHVSILEMNGDSYRLAQSRARKAG, from the coding sequence ATGAACACCCAAGCACCCGAGATCCTTCTCACCCATTATCTCAAAACCCTGAAGCTGCCGAGTTTCCAGCGCGAGTACCAGAAGCTGGCCCGGCTGTGCGCCACCGAAGGCGTCGATCATGTCGGATACCTCACCCGGCTTGCCGAGCGGGAGATGATCGAACGGGACCGTCGCAAGGTCGAGCGTCGCATCAAGGCGGCCAGGTTCCCGGTCGTCAAAAGCCTCGACAGTTTCGACTTCGCCGCCATCCCAAAGCTGAACAGGATGCAGGTGCTGGAACTGGCGCGCTGCGAATGGATCGAGCGCAGGGAGAACGTTATCGCTCTCGGCCCCAGCGGCACGGGCAAGACCCATGTGGCGCTCGGCCTCGGCCTGGCCGCCTGCCAGAAGGGCCTGTCCGTTGGGTTCACGACAGCGGCCGCACTGGTCAGCGAGATGATGGAGGCGCGCGACGAGCGGCGTCTCATCCGGTTCCAGAAGCAGATGGCCGCCTACCAGCTGTTGATCATCGATGAACTGGGCTTCGTGCCGCTGTCAAAGACCGGCGCGGAATTGCTGTTCGAGCTGATCTCGCAACGATACGAGCGAGGCGCGACCCTGATCACCAGCAACCTTCCTTTTGACGAATGGACGGAAACCTTGGGGTCCGAGCGCCTGACCGGCGCTTTGCTCGACCGCATCACCCATCACGTCAGCATCCTCGAGATGAACGGCGACAGCTATCGTCTCGCCCAAAGCCGCGCCCGAAAGGCCGGCTGA
- the istA gene encoding IS21 family transposase gives MELYLKVRLACSEGMSRRQAAKHFNISRDSVSKMLSYSTPPGYQRQSPIRRPKLDAFVSTIDHWLDEDRQVPRKQRHTAKRVFDRLRDECGFTGGYTIIKDYMRERDQRRQEVFVPLSHPPGHAQADFGEAMVVIGGVEQKAHFFVLDLPHSDGCYVRAYPAAVAEAWVDGHVHAFAFFGAVPQSIVYDNDRCLVAKILPDGTRKRATLFSGFLSHYLIRDRYGRPGKGNDKGNVEGLVGYARRNFMVPIPQFATWEAFNTFLEEQCRKRQRDRLRGESETIGERLRRDLAAMRALPASPFDACDQASAKVTAQSLVRYKTNDYSVPVAYGHQDVWVRGYVNEVVIGGRGEIIARHPRCWEREDVVFDPVHYLPLIEQKINSLDQAAPLQGWDLPQEFATLRRLMEGRMAKHGRREYVQVLRLLESFELADLHAAVKQAIQLGAIGFDAVKHLILCRVERRPPRLDLSIYPYLPRATVETTSAKAYMRLLSSDAGEVA, from the coding sequence GTGGAATTATATCTGAAGGTTCGACTGGCTTGCTCGGAAGGCATGAGCCGGCGTCAGGCTGCAAAGCATTTCAACATATCGCGCGACAGCGTTTCCAAGATGCTGTCCTATTCGACGCCACCTGGCTATCAGCGACAATCACCGATCCGGCGGCCCAAGCTGGATGCGTTTGTCTCGACGATCGATCACTGGCTGGACGAAGACAGACAAGTGCCGCGCAAGCAGCGCCATACGGCCAAGCGGGTGTTTGACCGGCTTCGAGACGAATGCGGGTTCACTGGCGGCTATACGATCATCAAGGATTACATGCGCGAGCGGGATCAGCGCCGCCAGGAAGTGTTCGTGCCGCTGTCGCATCCGCCCGGCCATGCGCAGGCCGATTTCGGTGAGGCGATGGTGGTCATCGGCGGTGTCGAGCAGAAGGCGCATTTCTTCGTGCTCGACCTTCCGCACAGCGACGGCTGCTACGTGCGGGCCTATCCGGCGGCAGTGGCCGAGGCCTGGGTCGATGGCCATGTCCATGCGTTCGCTTTCTTCGGCGCCGTGCCGCAATCGATCGTCTACGACAACGACCGTTGCCTGGTGGCGAAGATTTTGCCTGACGGCACCCGCAAGCGCGCGACGTTGTTCAGCGGCTTCCTGTCCCACTACCTTATCCGGGATCGCTATGGCCGTCCCGGCAAGGGCAACGACAAGGGGAACGTCGAGGGTCTCGTCGGCTATGCCCGGCGCAACTTCATGGTACCGATCCCGCAGTTTGCGACATGGGAGGCGTTCAACACCTTTCTGGAGGAGCAGTGCCGGAAGCGCCAGCGCGACAGGCTGCGCGGCGAGAGCGAGACGATCGGCGAGCGCTTGCGGCGCGATCTGGCTGCCATGCGCGCCTTGCCAGCCTCGCCATTTGATGCCTGCGACCAGGCAAGTGCCAAGGTGACGGCGCAGTCGCTGGTGCGCTACAAGACCAACGACTATTCCGTCCCGGTCGCCTATGGCCATCAGGATGTGTGGGTGCGCGGCTATGTCAACGAAGTGGTCATTGGTGGCCGTGGCGAGATCATCGCCCGCCATCCTCGGTGCTGGGAACGGGAAGACGTCGTCTTCGATCCTGTCCATTACCTGCCGCTGATCGAGCAGAAGATCAATTCGCTGGATCAGGCAGCGCCCCTCCAGGGCTGGGACTTGCCGCAAGAGTTCGCTACGCTGCGCCGGTTGATGGAAGGCCGCATGGCCAAACACGGCCGGCGTGAGTACGTGCAGGTCCTCCGCCTGCTGGAGAGCTTCGAACTCGCCGATCTGCATGCGGCGGTGAAGCAGGCGATCCAGCTTGGCGCCATTGGCTTTGACGCCGTCAAGCATCTGATCCTGTGCCGGGTGGAACGCCGGCCGCCCAGACTGGACCTGTCCATCTACCCGTATTTGCCGAGGGCGACGGTCGAGACGACATCGGCGAAGGCGTATATGCGTCTCCTGTCGTCGGATGCGGGAGAAGTCGCATGA
- a CDS encoding S8 family peptidase: protein MARDRRHFTLSGIGTSRPFAAKTGGSSRHPSNVNDREAHAQALLAALDQLPDVTQANLPGVYLAIEGRPHEVMITKSLNASGLTLLRVDKQAGAPAEATVFATEKGLQKLRKKIEDFGGELPVKEDGSFKPARNADLVQSISAISEAGLRALWRSPRDRFPVEAGKKPWEVWLDKAAAPNFFDGALEYGVAVGTDRLEFPEDLVVIVVATQLELAAAVRNLGGVRALATPTRTADDFDAMPVEEQNDWVADLVGRTTFVPHADPNYITLLDRGVSRAHPLIQPALAAADRHAAEAAWDVNDFVGHGTQLAGLALYGDLSTALQTTLPIAITHRLESSKVIPDAGHNPHHLLGTVTRKGIDAAEATAGRRRTFCLATTTEDDTPHDGAPTSWSSEIDQLASGASGLQRRQRLILVSAGNSDQNTFTGGDYLTVSDNADNELESPAQAWNAVSVGAYTQKITLPAGEQGVCVAPLGDLAPSSRTASWHSYWPIKPEVVYEGGNWFLHGAPPPMKHPALMPLTTDHQFPLRAFTACGETSAATALASRDITSLWSDYPDLWPETIRAIFVSSARWTNQMLSHVPAQPSKADLGILFRRYGYGVPDMERARRSASNALTLIVQDTIKPYKKSATKNAEHIHNELKLFELPWPVKELRRLGAAQVKLRLSLSTFMSPNPSEPARGSKYRYASHNLRFKLNRPNERAGAFIRRISKIAEQTDEGVIEEADGWAFGPNRRDVGSLQIDQLTCAASDLARRNLIAVHPVTGWWKAKSVPDPENLSARFALVVEIDAGTVEAELYAEVQTAIANMTAAVVTV from the coding sequence ATGGCTCGAGATCGGCGCCACTTTACGCTGAGCGGAATAGGAACCTCGCGCCCGTTCGCAGCAAAAACCGGCGGATCGTCAAGACATCCAAGTAACGTCAACGATCGGGAGGCCCATGCCCAGGCACTGCTGGCGGCACTCGATCAGTTGCCGGACGTGACACAGGCCAATCTGCCAGGCGTCTATCTGGCAATCGAAGGCAGACCGCACGAGGTGATGATCACCAAAAGCCTGAACGCGAGTGGGCTTACGCTTCTGCGTGTCGATAAACAGGCCGGCGCCCCAGCGGAAGCGACGGTTTTTGCAACCGAGAAGGGGCTTCAGAAACTTCGAAAGAAGATTGAGGATTTCGGTGGCGAGCTCCCAGTGAAAGAGGACGGGAGCTTCAAACCCGCCAGGAACGCCGACCTGGTGCAGAGCATTAGCGCGATCTCCGAGGCCGGTCTGCGGGCTCTGTGGCGAAGCCCCCGCGATCGTTTTCCCGTCGAAGCCGGCAAGAAGCCCTGGGAGGTCTGGCTGGACAAAGCCGCTGCGCCCAACTTCTTCGATGGCGCGCTGGAATACGGCGTCGCAGTTGGAACCGACAGGTTGGAATTTCCTGAAGATTTGGTGGTGATCGTGGTCGCAACCCAGTTAGAGCTGGCGGCAGCCGTGCGAAATCTCGGCGGGGTCCGGGCTCTTGCCACGCCGACCCGTACGGCAGACGATTTTGACGCGATGCCAGTCGAGGAGCAGAACGACTGGGTCGCCGATCTCGTCGGCAGAACCACCTTTGTCCCTCACGCCGATCCGAACTACATCACGTTGCTGGACCGCGGGGTAAGCCGTGCCCATCCTCTGATCCAGCCAGCACTTGCGGCCGCAGACAGACACGCGGCTGAAGCCGCCTGGGACGTCAACGATTTTGTCGGCCACGGCACGCAGCTTGCTGGCCTCGCTCTCTACGGCGACCTGAGCACCGCGCTGCAGACGACCCTGCCGATTGCCATCACTCACAGGCTCGAATCTTCGAAGGTCATACCCGATGCGGGTCATAATCCGCATCATTTGCTTGGAACGGTAACACGCAAAGGGATCGACGCCGCGGAAGCGACGGCGGGGCGGAGGCGCACATTCTGTCTCGCCACCACGACGGAAGACGACACGCCTCATGACGGGGCGCCGACATCATGGTCAAGCGAGATCGATCAGCTCGCTTCAGGCGCTTCGGGTCTGCAGAGACGACAGAGGCTCATTCTGGTCTCGGCTGGAAACAGCGACCAGAACACCTTCACCGGCGGCGACTATCTTACCGTTTCGGATAACGCGGACAACGAGCTGGAATCGCCGGCGCAAGCCTGGAATGCGGTCAGTGTCGGAGCGTACACACAGAAGATCACGCTGCCGGCCGGAGAGCAGGGGGTCTGTGTTGCGCCGCTAGGGGATCTCGCACCCTCGTCGCGGACCGCCAGCTGGCATTCATACTGGCCGATCAAGCCCGAGGTTGTTTACGAGGGTGGCAACTGGTTCTTGCATGGCGCCCCGCCACCGATGAAACACCCGGCATTGATGCCGCTCACCACGGACCATCAGTTTCCCCTGCGGGCGTTCACAGCCTGCGGGGAAACGAGCGCGGCGACCGCTCTCGCCTCGCGCGACATCACCAGTTTGTGGTCGGACTACCCCGATCTCTGGCCCGAGACGATCAGGGCGATTTTCGTGTCTTCGGCGCGCTGGACCAACCAGATGCTTAGCCATGTGCCGGCACAACCGTCGAAAGCCGATCTGGGGATCCTCTTCAGACGCTACGGCTATGGGGTGCCCGACATGGAACGGGCCCGCCGAAGCGCGTCGAATGCGCTGACCCTTATCGTTCAGGATACGATCAAGCCCTATAAAAAGAGCGCGACGAAGAACGCCGAGCACATCCATAACGAACTGAAGCTCTTCGAGCTTCCATGGCCCGTAAAGGAACTGCGCCGCCTCGGAGCAGCTCAGGTCAAGCTCCGCTTGAGTCTCAGCACTTTCATGTCTCCAAACCCGTCGGAGCCCGCGCGCGGATCCAAGTATCGCTACGCCTCGCATAACCTCCGCTTCAAATTGAACCGGCCCAATGAGAGGGCAGGGGCCTTCATTCGTCGGATCAGCAAGATTGCCGAGCAAACGGACGAAGGCGTGATCGAGGAAGCTGACGGTTGGGCTTTTGGGCCCAATCGAAGAGATGTCGGCTCCCTGCAGATCGATCAACTGACTTGCGCAGCATCTGACCTCGCACGGAGAAATCTCATCGCGGTCCACCCCGTCACAGGGTGGTGGAAGGCCAAGAGCGTTCCTGATCCGGAGAACCTCTCTGCCAGATTTGCTCTGGTGGTTGAAATCGATGCCGGGACAGTTGAAGCCGAACTCTACGCGGAGGTGCAGACAGCGATTGCTAACATGACTGCGGCTGTCGTTACCGTGTAA
- a CDS encoding AAA family ATPase, with translation MASAQQIIGLVKSHAEGDKDRFYDLAMQLAAAESQKGHGRLAEQLRQWAEAGAAAPEQKRPSLTPLAAPRGELAGFLAASYPTARMADVIVPPIIEDELKHLVVEIHHAEKLEEKGLRPRRRVLLAGPPGTGKTLTAAALSAELRYPLFTVLLHGLITKFMGETAQKLRMVFDAIKTTRGVYLFDEIDALASSRGNENDVGEARRVLNSFLQFLDEDTGPSIIVATTNLPELLDRAVLRRFDLVLSYDLPDGVAIEKAMRRRLQGFEVETIDWGRIAGCANGLSTADVIAAAEDAARRAVILDTSAVETTAVMASLERRRSLQGIGTEKHGSRSAPLYAERNRNLAPVRSKNRRIVKTSK, from the coding sequence ATGGCATCGGCACAACAAATCATCGGGCTCGTGAAGAGCCATGCTGAAGGCGACAAGGATCGTTTCTACGACCTTGCGATGCAGTTGGCTGCCGCTGAATCGCAGAAGGGACATGGACGCCTCGCGGAGCAACTCCGGCAATGGGCCGAAGCTGGCGCAGCAGCGCCGGAGCAGAAGCGCCCCAGTCTGACGCCGCTTGCCGCGCCGCGGGGAGAGTTGGCTGGGTTTCTCGCGGCCAGCTATCCGACAGCCCGCATGGCTGACGTGATCGTGCCCCCTATTATCGAAGACGAACTCAAACACCTCGTTGTCGAAATCCATCATGCCGAGAAACTCGAGGAGAAAGGCCTGCGGCCGCGAAGACGCGTCCTCCTCGCAGGCCCTCCCGGAACCGGCAAGACTTTGACGGCCGCAGCCTTATCGGCGGAACTGCGCTATCCACTCTTCACGGTGCTCCTCCATGGCCTGATCACGAAGTTCATGGGCGAGACTGCCCAGAAGCTTCGTATGGTTTTCGACGCCATCAAGACGACACGTGGCGTTTATCTCTTCGATGAAATCGACGCGCTGGCATCGAGCCGCGGCAACGAGAACGACGTTGGGGAGGCTCGGCGTGTCCTGAACTCATTCCTGCAGTTTCTCGATGAAGACACCGGGCCTTCGATCATTGTCGCGACCACCAACCTGCCGGAACTGCTGGATCGCGCCGTTCTGCGCCGCTTCGATCTGGTTCTGTCTTACGATTTGCCGGACGGGGTCGCTATCGAGAAGGCAATGCGTCGCCGTCTGCAGGGCTTCGAGGTGGAAACGATTGACTGGGGTCGGATCGCCGGCTGCGCGAACGGCTTATCGACGGCAGACGTGATCGCAGCGGCGGAAGATGCTGCAAGACGCGCGGTCATTCTCGACACGAGCGCTGTTGAGACGACTGCTGTCATGGCATCGCTGGAGCGTCGGCGTTCGCTTCAAGGCATAGGAACGGAAAAGCATGGCTCGAGATCGGCGCCACTTTACGCTGAGCGGAATAGGAACCTCGCGCCCGTTCGCAGCAAAAACCGGCGGATCGTCAAGACATCCAAGTAA
- a CDS encoding ParB/RepB/Spo0J family partition protein, protein MEIIKIDPRGLNGNTDDARQTKSSPQADALLLATVKAVGIIQPPVVSPQVDGGNGYIIQAGHRRVQAAIAAGLDEIEVIVQDAANDNGAMRSMVENIAREPLNPVDQWRGVERLVALGWTEEAIAVALALPVRQIRKLRLLANVLPAMLDQMVKGDMPNEPQLRTIAAASLDEQKEVWKANKPKKGETASWWQIANGLSKTRMYARDASFGDDLRQAYGIEWADDLFGPADQDNRFTTNVEAFLGAQQEWMTTNLPKKGSIVEVNNWGQPELPKKAERVYGKPGKGDLAGLYLDRDGKVQTVHYRMPEPKALKDETTIAGDGQGAVGATAKARPDVTQKGQDMIGDFRTDALHDALARAPIEDDMLMALLVLAFAAQNVRIDSGSGGALHGGARFGRHAARLITDDGRLLFDMDTVRVAARAALIDVLSCRRGMSNSGVVSQIAGDAVGADAYLADMGMEEFLICLSREALETAAKKVGIQPAARVRETRAALVDHFAGDAVFVHPSALFVPEPKEVADLLRHREQSDLAETDDGDLVDGEANTGEETETAPGDLDGDADTLDGHETAYGVAAE, encoded by the coding sequence ATGGAAATCATCAAAATCGATCCGCGTGGGCTGAATGGGAATACCGACGACGCTCGACAGACCAAGTCCTCCCCTCAGGCCGACGCTCTGCTGCTGGCCACGGTGAAAGCCGTCGGCATCATCCAGCCACCGGTGGTCTCGCCGCAGGTGGATGGCGGCAATGGCTATATCATCCAGGCGGGGCACCGCCGCGTGCAAGCCGCGATTGCTGCGGGTCTCGATGAAATCGAGGTTATCGTGCAGGACGCAGCCAACGACAACGGCGCCATGCGCTCGATGGTCGAGAACATTGCCCGCGAGCCGTTGAACCCGGTTGACCAATGGCGCGGCGTCGAGCGGCTGGTTGCACTCGGGTGGACCGAAGAAGCGATTGCCGTCGCCCTCGCCCTCCCTGTTCGTCAGATCCGCAAATTGCGCCTGCTCGCCAACGTCCTGCCGGCGATGCTGGACCAGATGGTTAAGGGTGACATGCCCAACGAGCCGCAATTGCGTACGATCGCGGCCGCGTCGCTCGATGAGCAAAAGGAAGTCTGGAAGGCGAACAAGCCGAAAAAGGGCGAGACGGCGTCCTGGTGGCAAATCGCTAACGGCCTGTCGAAGACCCGCATGTATGCTCGCGATGCGAGCTTCGGCGACGATCTTCGTCAAGCCTATGGCATCGAGTGGGCTGATGACCTCTTCGGACCGGCCGACCAGGACAACCGCTTCACGACGAACGTCGAGGCGTTCCTTGGCGCCCAGCAGGAATGGATGACGACCAATCTTCCGAAAAAGGGTTCTATTGTTGAGGTAAACAACTGGGGTCAGCCTGAGCTTCCGAAAAAAGCAGAACGTGTCTACGGCAAGCCGGGCAAGGGTGACCTTGCCGGCCTCTACCTCGACCGTGATGGCAAGGTGCAGACCGTCCACTATCGGATGCCCGAACCGAAGGCTCTCAAGGACGAAACGACGATCGCGGGTGACGGTCAGGGCGCAGTTGGGGCAACCGCCAAGGCGCGCCCCGATGTGACCCAAAAGGGCCAGGACATGATTGGCGATTTCCGCACTGATGCCCTTCACGACGCGCTTGCGCGTGCACCGATCGAGGATGATATGTTGATGGCCTTGCTCGTCCTTGCCTTTGCCGCCCAAAACGTCCGCATCGACTCCGGCTCAGGTGGCGCCCTCCATGGGGGTGCGCGGTTCGGCCGCCACGCCGCTCGCCTCATTACCGACGACGGGCGTTTGTTGTTCGACATGGACACGGTCCGTGTTGCAGCACGCGCTGCACTGATTGATGTATTGTCCTGCCGCCGCGGCATGTCGAACAGCGGTGTGGTTTCGCAGATAGCAGGCGATGCGGTCGGGGCGGACGCGTACCTTGCGGATATGGGCATGGAGGAATTCCTCATATGCTTGTCGCGTGAGGCACTCGAAACAGCGGCCAAGAAGGTCGGCATACAGCCCGCCGCCCGTGTGCGCGAGACGCGGGCGGCACTCGTCGACCACTTCGCAGGCGATGCGGTCTTCGTCCATCCCTCGGCCTTGTTCGTGCCGGAACCGAAGGAGGTTGCGGATCTCTTGCGCCACCGGGAACAGAGCGACCTCGCGGAGACAGACGACGGCGATCTCGTTGACGGCGAAGCCAATACCGGCGAAGAAACCGAAACGGCGCCGGGCGACCTTGATGGCGACGCCGACACTCTGGATGGTCACGAAACCGCCTATGGCGTCGCCGCCGAATAG